In Pygocentrus nattereri isolate fPygNat1 chromosome 3, fPygNat1.pri, whole genome shotgun sequence, the DNA window tccaaaacaaccattgAATCTACATGCGTCTAAACTTACATGCACTGATGATAGGATTAAAATAGTGatgaatctggaaaaaaaatctttgttgaCTGGTTTTGCTTTATCATTCTCTGCATGCACATCCCCCACACACTCCCCCAGAttgttaaaaatacattttaggtgaAAACCTTAATCCTTGTCTGAGaattattgtaaaacaatgtctcagacatcggGCAGAGTGTTAGGAACCACATCCTTTAACAACTCTCTGCGAGGGAGTCTTTaatgcattaaactctttagacatctggttcctggttcaccaccactgtgaacagttctgactcagtaagtacctctagaacagaacatttcacatcaaatcattctgaatgaccgcttacatcttaaccattaattatgcagaaattattgaaaaataggtggaattgCTTCTGCTAAGCACTTCAGCCGTGGCGCAATGTAGTATGTTTGTTGTTGATTACtgtgtgtgcagtgttatttGAAACTACtctaaaaaatgtatttcatttttttttttttcagttttatttcagcATTTAGGATTTATACTGTAATTTTTGCTGTGGATGACAGCATTAGTTAACAATTGTTTTTAGCAATACTTTATGGACACAGTATATATACATGcaatttatgttttgttttatattgcaCAGTTTAGTGTTATATACACTTCACTTCCAACATACACAAATATACCATATTTACAAGAACAGTATACTATTCCAAACACTGAAtagaaatacaaaaacaattcaaatatGCATGACAGAGTAGCATCGTATACTAACTTAAAAAATAATCTGTTCCAAACTGTACAAAACATTGTAAAACTCTTTAAGGAGAACAACAGAGTGCAGTTCTTAAAaagatcacaaaaacaaatattacatcctaaaaacctttacattaaaacatatggAAGTTTCATATGATACAAGTAAGATGCTTCTAAATGATCGTTCTAGTTAAATTTTTTTAAGCACCCTTTAGATCAGGAATCATCACTTTTTGATCTCCAAGATTTGTAGCTCACAAATGCATTTGCTGCATAACAAAGCACAACCAAGAAGGCAAatacctaaaaaaaaacaaaatgagaaaatgattaTAAAATTTGCATTCATCGTGTTCATTAGAAACTGTGTAAGGAAACAATCAGGTATTTAGCAATCTCTCTCTGGAAAAAATTAcacacttattattatttttatattgttgtGAAGACTTGCTTATAACTGTAACCTAAACACCAAGTCAGGATTTTCCTGATCCTAACCCAAATCATAAGCCTCACCTTTGTTAGGTTTTAACCCTTTTACCCcacaaaaacatgcatattTTACACGCATATCATATCTTACATCCAATACTGTGAAAGGAGGACGCTTTATGGTAAATGTGTCCTTAAAGTCACAAGTCAGTCAATGTAGCTTGTGCTAAACAAATCAGAGAAGAGGGAGCGATGCTCCTCTTACCGTGGAAGCAATCCAGCTGATGTAGTAATAGCGCCCCCTAGTGGCATGAGTCACAGAAGCAGCATTAATCACTGCAGCAGTCACGTAAagaacagcagcactgctgttgaAGCACAAACCCTGTGAAAAGAATCTCAGGTAATTTTTGCCCTTCTGGATTTGATTTGAGCCTTCATGACTCAAAGGATGATGCTGATTTTGCTGTACttacagtttgttttataggTTGTTCATATTGTGTTATACAGTATATCTGTTCTCTACCGATGTTGcaacatatttacaaatatgtcaaaaaaaaatctgcatgttTCACATACATGATTTACATTAATGTTGCTGAACCATGTAGtgactttttttgtaaataatgtGGTCTAAAGTATCCCCAGCTCGATGTCTCTATGGTGACTGCAGTGGTACTAAAATCATACTTCATTTGCCATCTCTGTAGACTGCTTAATATAGTTCATTCTTTTTAATGAATCTTTTATAGGTTTCTTACAGGGCTATTTTTACTCTTGCATTTATAATCTCAGGGACATTTTCCCCAAGCTCACATTAATTTCTGATGTTGTCCACTACTACACATATAGTAGGTCAGCTTGCATGAACACCATCTTCAAATTCATTTCCTGGCCTATAATTCCACAAGTGGCTCTTAGGATTTGAGTTGAATCTACTCACAAGCACTGTCCAGGGAATCTGTGGTATCTTGGTGTGCGCTGTGGTCAGATAGAGTAGgaagagacagacagtcagCACCCAGCAGACCACAGATACAAACATCACCCAGCCCAGTGCTGGTACATGCAAATACTCTGTCCCAGCCAGAAGAGTCCACACCAGCAACCCACACACCTGAGGACACAATGAAGACCTTTGCCATAGAGTAATGTTGTTCATATatcacataaaaatgtaatgcatGAAAAATGAGACTGGTCATTACATGACAAGTACATCATACAAAAAGGCTGATGTTTATTTTGAACTTCATGGGCTAACTTTCCCAGAACACAGAGCTTAGATGAGTAGTTTCCAAACCTGTTCGCGGAGACCACCTTGCTCTTCatagtttagtgtttagtgCTAATTTAAAAGCCTTTCCTGGGTTCAGGTGGGTGTTTTAGAACATACAGAACACTAAAATGTACAGGACATCAGTGCATAAAATGACAAGCCCAGCTTCTGTTCATGTGGCATTTATTGCTGTAAACTGTATAAATTCTAAGTTCTGACTAATAGGTTCCTGTCTTCACCCATACACACCCAGCCTTCCATCCTGTTACAAGAAACAAAGAATTCCTTACTGAAAGCTTGGTATCACAGGAAAAGTTTTTTTGGAGTCGGCAGATATGACTAGCTGGAGATTAAACACTGAGTCAATGCTTGGATGAGATTCAGAATGGATTGTGGAAGGAAAGCAAACAataagggagagaggaagagtctGTTTGCCAAGCAGTTTTAGTTTGTCCACTTCCTCTGCTCTGTGGAATCTGGCTGTCCCTCCTTTTCATTAAATCCAAGTTTGAAATTCCTGATATCGGCTGAACGAAATAGATTAACCAATAGTAGACAGCCTGGCTGCAAAATGCTTACATGGCCACATTAATGCTCACAACTCATTTCATTACTGTCTCTATAGCACATAAACAGAACATCTGTATGTTCTCTATATAGCATAAAGAACACATCTCTGCTAGTTTCAGGCTTTGCTAGTAGTAAAAAAGCAGGAACATGATTTCAGTTATTCTACTTCTAGTTAGAACCTATTTATGCCACTTACCTATACAATATATAATGTtagtttattttggttttatgctacactttattattaatattactactatAGTTATCATTACCATTACAGTTATTACAAAGACATAAGGACAAAGTCAATCATGTATCACGTGACAGGTCCAGTAGCCCATAGGCTTTAGTTAACCTCTCTACTTACACAGCCTCATTACTCAGTTAATTCAGTTTATTATGTAAGTGTTTTATTGTTAACTGTAAACCATAGTTTTCTTGGTTTCTATACAGTTTCTACTCTCTCTGTAAAACACTACATTTTTAGAGAACGTAGGCTACTCACTGTTTCTGCAAACATAAGCATGCCTGGCAGAGAGCACACAAATTTCTTGTCATAAGCCAGTGTAGAGTGGGACAGGCTTCCATTGTCCAAACTCGACCTTTTACTCGTCCTATTCGTTCTGTCCTCTGTGCTGGCCTCCGGGTCTTCCTCCATCCTGACCGAGACACACTGGTCCTTTCTGAGTCAGAAATGTTACACTAGTGATTATGTCTGTGAGTAGAAGTTGGCCTTTTTACAGACTGAAGGAGTAGCGCCCCCTATCTCCAACTTGTGTTTGTACACATTGATACGCATCCAACATTTCCTCTAAAATGAAAGCGAACTTGTCTCCTTTttgttgcagtaacagcctcgacTTTTCTGTAAAGGCTTtactctagatgttggaacactgctgacTGCGtgattgtattcagccacaagaacattagtgaTGTCAGGTGGTGTTGTTCTGCATTACATAGTGACGTCAGGTTCTGCATGGAGCTCCATTAttagagaatgcagttccactgttcaACAGCCCAAAGCTGGGGAGCTTTATACCCATctagccgacacttggcattaaTTATGGTGACCTttggctcatgtgtggctgctccagagtgtctcATTCTACTGGCAATGGTTTTCTATAAAGAGTGTACAAACAGTGCACAAAAAGTCTGTGTCAACATTTAGGCACAATAaggtagctgaattcactaatagAAAGCTTGTCTGGACTTTCAGTAATGTGTTATAGTGTGAAATCACCATAAACGTTCCAACAAACCCATAATAAAGGCTTTAAAGACGTTTATCCTGTGTCGTGGTAGATGCAGATTAACCCAGTCAAAAGTGCCATTTAGTAAACCACATTATAAGACTGAATGATAATCATGGAGTGGAAAATATCAGGGTTGTCTACTTGGTGCCTTGTAAAGCTTTTCTCAACCTCCAACATTCTTTCACCTGCAATAAAATGAAATCACCACAAGGGGGCAGCAAGTCCATCTGATCAATGTAGAAACTCTGACCAGAGTGCAGCATGCTGGACCACAAACAAGCCTCCTTATTAACACTAGTCATATATGTTATAGTCATATTACACAAATATGTGCTTTACATATCCAGCTATCACAAAAGACGAGaacatggacaaaaataaaGTTTACATATGAGGTATTGTGTTATGTATTGAATTTGTTGTGAATGTGTTCTTTGTTcccaataaaaacaataatagtaCAATAATGTTGCCTGTCTTTTCTCTTTGTTCTTGATTTtgtgtcactgtctctctcagcagCAAGCACAGCTAAGgcagaaacatttttatttggtttgtCAAAAAATCAAACCTAATCAAGAAAACAGCAAGCTGCATCTCATCAAATGATGCTGACACCATGGTGAGACAGAATTAAGTTTTGTACCATAAATCAAAAGGAGATTTAATGTGTTTCAGCAATATTCACACTCTCATCTGACACAATATGATAACCATCAGGCCTGTGTCATATAGTGTTACTGCGATATGAAAGCACTGACACATGAAATCAATGTGAGCACtgagatatgaaattgacaatACTGTGGTATTATTCTTTACAGATCACCACATTAGAACATTCCAAACTCTAACACTAGCCTAACaatgaaattatttattatattttattttattttgctcttATTTATTAGAGAAAAAGGTCTATTATGGCTCAACTGTAATACTTATTCTTCACTCAAATGTACATTGTATTTCTGTGCACACCTTTCATATTTCACTGTGACACAAATGTGTGTAACCATCTGCAATAATAACAGTTTTCTGCTACAAATTTCACTTAATACTATACAGGCACTTTTATTTCTGTCCAGTCCTAATAACCTCACCTGTTGGTGTGTGCACCCTTTTTTCCCTTTGGATAGCTTTCACCTGTAGGCTGACTTGCCAACAGTGCACTATCTTTCCCCTTTCTATTCTTAAAACGTTTCGTTTCACTTTGTAGctctgattatttatttatgggtAAACAAACCAGAAAAGTGCCATAAATGTGCTTTACTCAGTTCACTAGCTCTACACAGCCATTTACATTATAATGCAAAGACACAGAGAGTCAGACAGCGTTGGTATGAGGCAGCTATCGAATACATTTTTGGTTTCCCTTTGACCGGTCAGATTGGCATGAGACTGGCACGTCCAGTATTAGTTCAGAAATAAAACTGTGCAAAGTGCAAACTTATCAGCAGAAACCAATGCCTGAAATTAAGATCATGGATTTATGGCAGTGTTCATTTGCAGTATTGAAATAATAACATAATTTTTAACAACAATAATAGCAtttcaatgtaaaatgtttaaatatgcGAGGACACACTCTGACACAAACTCTCATATAGCCTCACTAAGCATGTTATATTCCATACTctgtattttaaaactttaacctTCTATATCTCCAAATTTCAATCTCATCTTCTGATTGTGGTTGCCACTTCTAACTGTGAGCTGCAGAATAAGACGTTCATATCACATTGTCCTTCATGGGCCCCACTGGTCCCGGTGCCCACTGCTTATTAATAACAATTCACAGTGGTGGCCATGTACTCATTTGTAAAGGCTTTTAATGAATGCATCATTGCAGAGACTGTAATTAAGTCATCTGGTATGGACACATGCTGTGGCACCAGtgtacagacacagagacactgCACTTTGCACGCtctacaatatatatatatatatatatatacatatatatatatatatatatatatataatataatgcatAAAATGAATGCTGTAGATTAAACCAATATTAGGCCACTTCTAAATACTGCAGATTAACATTTGAGAAACTCCCTTCAGGAGGTGTATCCGAAACTGGTTAATTCTTACTATACTAATTACTAATAAAATACTCATAACTGTGCTTTTGGCTTCTGTATGGTTATGACCATCCAATCAgggaaaaaatacacatattCTTATTAAGAACTGTTTGGTCACTTCTACAGCAAGTCCTGTTATAAAACAAAGCAAGTATCTACTGGAGCAATCTCACTTACCGAGTCATAAGGTCATATGGTCAAAGTCACATACTGCTTCCTTTTTGTAGTTTAATTGTAGCTTATGGCAAAGTGAAAACATACAGTAATTGTGGAGATCATTAGTTGCCCTTGCTCACAAAGAAAATGAGATTATATTTAATGAAtcattttacatatattattattttaaaaatatttaaattggttaaacttaaatgtttaaacaagaATGTTAAAACATTATTACAGACAAAATATAGTAGAACATTGTGCATACAAACCATACAATTTCCATACTGTATATACAATGTTACTATGAACAAAAAATAGCTAATGAGTGAAGACACTAGTAGAGGCTTATAATTCTCATTTCTGAAGCTCTACAGGACAGTCTTCCTCACCCTGCAAAATAGAGATATTACAGCCGATGTTATCGTTCGC includes these proteins:
- the cmtm8b gene encoding CKLF-like MARVEL transmembrane domain-containing protein 8b, whose translation is MEEDPEASTEDRTNRTSKRSSLDNGSLSHSTLAYDKKFVCSLPGMLMFAETVCGLLVWTLLAGTEYLHVPALGWVMFVSVVCWVLTVCLFLLYLTTAHTKIPQIPWTVLGLCFNSSAAVLYVTAAVINAASVTHATRGRYYYISWIASTVFAFLVVLCYAANAFVSYKSWRSKSDDS